Proteins encoded together in one Dermacentor variabilis isolate Ectoservices chromosome 2, ASM5094787v1, whole genome shotgun sequence window:
- the LOC142573067 gene encoding uncharacterized protein LOC142573067 produces MSTGRRKSSVRFGSTTIREISPQSETFINNTTLFIGVITVVLTVAIIGTAVFLFFFGEKPYGSRLGLCSSDSCRRAVLDMHMLIDNSRNPCHDFHGHVCHRWQQKTTAADADLVSFLRNGTRHLLEHINISLSMSDSYAAASDDFYSLAKFYRSCERFVSTPTLSMSDVLQPFQKYGDVVLNLSTFPDVVRHIVKLSLAHGIHTVLDIRLSKFPDGVFLRMLRGQTLAQKMDVQPVLPPKDYLQELLHELSSIRDRKFNLTDILYYEHTVSSIMVQAGQEQRESAAVFEHLTTAVRQAEWLDALNVYLPDERKVSNHSIISIDSIDLIRRLFDFFKDLVDYGVVYLYIQILVDGLRFDYLRRVNGSDSERVVSSYLHATRLVIRNARDVIARHLLLEQRANATILPVFSKVLRAISAGNRFAWMSDFMREEAQKTLQDARLHQFPTFAQNGPVLEHGDLAEASLINAFPGLFIRLKEQQQWSQLEDPPAVREAEMDDVFLLSSNVLHDALSDSVVVPATLRREPVFYDGDVPPEFAMGSLGVLLARALLYAVVPPSSLAPWSSEEKLALLRYEQCMDEKARSAFNVSLLYRRDHEPTTIYVLAQSARTAYDALATAYKERQPTTDWDSYWNTAQKTFFRRFCLLSCGVESELQRLASEIFCFLPLLNMEEFAKAFSCRNPRSMYSGDYCVL; encoded by the coding sequence TTGGAAGCACCACGATCCGGGAGATCTCGCCGCAGAGCGAGACATTCATCAACAATACCACGCTCTTCATTGGCGTCATCACCGTGGTACTAACAGTGGCAATTATCGGCACGGCAGTCTTCCTGTTCTTCTTTGGCGAAAAGCCATATGGCAGTCGTTTAGGGCTATGCTCAAGCGATTCCTGCAGGCGCGCTGTGCTCGACATGCACATGCTGATCGACAACAGCAGGAACCCGTGCCACGACTTTCACGGTCACGTCTGCCATCGCTGGCAGCAGAAGACAACTGCTGCCGATGCAGACCTCGTCAGTTTTCTTCGCAACGGTACGCGTCATCTCCTGGAACATATCAACATCAGTCTGAGCATGTCGGATAGCTACGCGGCAGCTTCGGACGACTTCTACAGCCTGGCCAAGTTCTACAGGTCCTGCGAGCGCTTCGTGAGCACGCCTACCTTGTCCATGAGCGACGTGCTGCAGCCCTTCCAGAAGTACGGCGACGTGGTTCTCAATCTGTCCACATTCCCGGATGTTGTACGGCACATCGTGAAACTCTCGCTGGCACACGGGATTCACACCGTCCTCGACATACGCCTGAGCAAGTTTCCCGACGGCGTGTTCCTGCGCATGTTACGCGGCCAGACGCTGGCGCAAAAGATGGACGTGCAACCCGTTCTGCCCCCGAAGGACTACCTGCAGGAACTGCTACACGAGCTCTCAAGCATTCGAGACCGCAAGTTCAACCTCACTGACATCCTCTACTATGAGCACACGGTGAGTAGTATCATGGTGCAGGCTGGTCAGGAGCAAAGAGAGAGCGCGGCCGTTTTCGAGCACCTGACCACAGCTGTGCGTCAAGCCGAGTGGCTCGATGCTCTAAATGTGTACCTACCTGACGAGCGAAAGGTGAGCAACCACTCCATAATATCTATCGACAGCATCGACTTGATCCGGCGGCTGTTCGACTTCTTCAAAGACCTTGTCGATTATGGTGTGGTCTATTTGTACATCCAGATTCTAGTCGACGGGCTCCGGTTTGATTATCTGCGTCGAGTGAATGGCAGTGACTCCGAGCGCGTCGTGTCATCGTACCTTCATGCGACCCGACTCGTGATACGCAATGCGAGGGATGTCATCGCGAGACACCTGCTCCTGGAACAGCGCGCGAACGCCACCATTCTTCCGGTGTTCTCGAAGGTGCTCAGGGCCATCTCCGCCGGCAACAGGTTCGCATGGATGAGCGATTTCATGAGGGAAGAGGCACAAAAAACGCTCCAGGATGCCAGGCTGCACCAGTTCCCAACCTTCGCGCAGAATGGTCCCGTTCTCGAGCACGGCGACCTGGCTGAGGCCTCCCTGATCAACGCGTTTCCGGGCCTCTTCATTCGCCTCAAGGAACAGCAGCAGTGGAGCCAACTGGAAGATCCTCCGGCGGTGCGCGAGGCTGAGATGGACGACGTTTTCCTCTTGAGCAGCAACGTGCTTCACGACGCGCTCTCCGACAGTGTCGTCGTGCCAGCGACCCTGCGTCGGGAGCCCGTTTTCTACGACGGCGACGTGCCACCCGAGTTTGCCATGGGCAGCCTAGGCGTACTGCTGGCCAGAGCCCTTTTGTACGCTGTGGTGCCGCCCAGCTCTTTAGCCCCGTGGTCGTCGGAAGAAAAGCTTGCCCTGCTCCGTTACGAGCAGTGCATGGACGAGAAGGCTCGTTCGGCGTTCAACGTGAGCCTCCTTTACAGGCGCGACCACGAACCTACCACGATCTACGTCTTGGCTCAGAGTGCTCGCACCGCGTACGACGCGCTCGCGACGGCGTACAAGGAGCGCCAGCCGACCACCGACTGGGACAGCTACTGGAACACGGCTCAGAAGACTTTCTTCAGGCGCTTCTGCCTTCTCTCCTGCGGTGTGGAAAGCGAACTGCA